CTTTGAATCACTAAGATATAAATAAGCAAGGATTGCGTTAAAACCAAAAGCAATGCAAATAAAGCTTAAGGTAAGATAATTTTGAAAAATTATAGCCAAGATTAAAACACAGATATAAAAAGCAAAAAGCAAATAAAAAACTATTTTCATGTTTATTCCTAAAGACTATTTTCTTGTAAGCGAAATATAAGCTCATTGTAGCTCATTTTGTAAGATCTAACTATATCAAAAAGTGCTTTTGCAGAACCTTTCATTCCTTCTTTTTTTTCTATATTTATTAAGTCGGTGTAAATAGTTTCTATCAGTTTGACAGCCTCTAAATTTGGAGCTCGTCTTACAGAATAATACCCTATGATATTTTTATTCATATCAAAAGAAGGTGTGATATTTGCAAATACCCAATAAAAATCATTTTCTTTCGTTTTATTTTTAACAAAGGCAAAAAATTCTTTCCCGCCTTGAATTTGCTCCCATAATGCCTTATAAGCAATCTTTGGCATATCAGGATGTCTTAAGATATTATGGTTTTTAAACAAAAGATCTTTCAGTTTATAGCCTGAGTATTTTATAAAATCATCATTTGCATAAGTAATAAAACCCTTAGTATCAGTTTTTGATGTGATCAGTGTATCTGCCTCAAGGTAAATTTGCTGGTTCATGAGCGTTTATCCTCAAATAAAGTAAAATTAGGAAAATTTACGAGTTATATTTTAACACAAAAAAGTAAAATATTTCAAACTCACGATAATTTAAGAATATAAATTAAAATTATATTTAATTTACCTTAATTTATTAGAATTTGTTCCAAATAAAATAAATGTCAGTTGATGAAAACTATACACATTAAGCAAGTAAAAAAAGGTTATCGCTATAATACCTACTCTTTGATACTTTATGATTTTGCAAGGAGTTTGCAACCCAAAAATGAACTTTTGGATATAGGTTGTGGTTGTGGTATTGTGGGTATTTTATTGAAAAATGAATTCAAAGATGTGAGGCTTCATTTGCTTGATATTGATAAAGCTAATTGCGAGCTAGCAAGGTATAATCTTAGCCAAAATGACTTGGAAGCTGAGGTGCTTTGCAAGGATTTTACTTGCTTTAAAAGTGAGAAAAAATTTGATTTTTTGGTTTGTAATCCTCCTTTTTATAGACAAGGGGCGTTAAAAACTTCAAATTTGCAGGAAAATCAAAGTAAATTTCAAGAATTTTTACCCTTTGATGCCTTGTTGAGTTCTGTAAATTTGATTATCAAGCCTTTGGGAAGATTTGTTTTTTGCTATGAGGCTACGGCTTTAGATATGCTTTGTATGAGTTTGAGGGAAAAAAAATTTAAGATTGTTAAAATGCAGTTTGTGCATAGTGATACGCACAAAAAAGCAAAACTCGTTCTTATCGAAGCAAGAAAGGGCGTTAAAAGCATGTGCGAAATTTTACCTCCTTTTTTTGTTTTAAAAGAGGGAATAAAAAGCAAGATGATGCGAGAGCTTGAAGAAAGGTTAAATATAATTAGCGATGATTAAAAATGAAGATTTTGATTATGCTTTTGATGAGAGCGCTTGCAAGGCTTGTGGAGGCAAGTGTTGCACGGGAGAAAGTGGTTATATTTTTGCCGATGAAGAAGAGCTTGAAAAAATAAGAATTTTTTTAAATTTAGAAA
This genomic interval from Campylobacter sp. MIT 99-7217 contains the following:
- a CDS encoding PAS domain-containing protein; the protein is MNQQIYLEADTLITSKTDTKGFITYANDDFIKYSGYKLKDLLFKNHNILRHPDMPKIAYKALWEQIQGGKEFFAFVKNKTKENDFYWVFANITPSFDMNKNIIGYYSVRRAPNLEAVKLIETIYTDLINIEKKEGMKGSAKALFDIVRSYKMSYNELIFRLQENSL
- a CDS encoding tRNA1(Val) (adenine(37)-N6)-methyltransferase, whose translation is MKTIHIKQVKKGYRYNTYSLILYDFARSLQPKNELLDIGCGCGIVGILLKNEFKDVRLHLLDIDKANCELARYNLSQNDLEAEVLCKDFTCFKSEKKFDFLVCNPPFYRQGALKTSNLQENQSKFQEFLPFDALLSSVNLIIKPLGRFVFCYEATALDMLCMSLREKKFKIVKMQFVHSDTHKKAKLVLIEARKGVKSMCEILPPFFVLKEGIKSKMMRELEERLNIISDD